GCCATGGTCGGCACTTGGATTCTCTACGGCGTGATTTCGATCGTGGCCTTGATTGCCTCATTCTTTTTGATGCCCGTGTTGACGCCGGTCGTGTGGCTGGTCACGATTCCGGCTCTCGCACTATTGTGGGCGTATCAAGGCGTTCGTTTCGCAGTCCGCCGGCTGGGGCTACATTATCGCCTCACCAATCAGCGGTTCTTTCACGAGTCTGGCATCTTCAGTCGCACGACAAATCGGATTGAAGTGATCGACATGGACGACATCACCTTCGTGCAAGGGTTCGTCGACCGCTTCTTCGGCGTCGGGACGATCAAAGTCTCGTCGACCGACATCACGCACCCGGTGTTGATGATCACGGGTATCGACGATGTGCAGAAAGTCGCGGGGTTGATCGACAACGCGCGCCGCGCCGAACGTCTACGCCGCGGGCTGCATATCGAGACGGTTTAGCAGCGTGCGACGAGAATCGTCGACGTCTACTTCGAATCCGGCGCTTTGCCGTTTTCCACGGTCCAGTCGCGGCGTTGGCGCGAGGTGGGGATGTTCATCGCCTTGCGGTATTTCGTTACCGTGCGGCGGGCGACCGTAATGCCGTGCTTGGCGAGTTCTTCGACCAGGGCGTCGTCGCTCAACGGGTCGTGCTTGTTCTCGTTGTCGATGATTTCCTGCAGCTTGAGTCGGACCGCGTCCCAGGCCACTTCCTCTCCGTCGGCGCTCGTGGTGCCGCCGCCAAAGAACCGCTTGAGCGGGAAGATGCCGCGCGGGGTTTGAATCCACTTGTCGTCGACGGCCCGGCTAACCGTGGTGACGTGGACGCCGACTTTATCAGCGATCTGCTGCATCTTGAGCGGCTCGATGTGCTCTGGGCCGCTGTTCAGGAACTCGGTCTGGTGATCGACGATCGCCTGCGCCACCTTGGTGAGCGTATTGCGGCGCTGCTGGATCGAGTCGATCAACCACTGGGCACTATTGATCTTCTGCTTGATGTATTCCTTGGCCTTGGCGTCGGCCTGACCGTTCATCAGCATTTGGCGATAGTAATTGCTGATGAACAAGTTCGGTGTGCGGCCGTCTTCGAGCCGCACCTTGTAGGAGCCGTCCGTCGCCTGCTCGATGAACACGTCCGGCGTCACCGAGGGGACGTACGTGTCGTTGAACCGCGCGCCGGGCTTGGGGTTCAGCTTGCGCAGTTCCTCGCGGGTCTCCTGAATCAACTCGATCGAATACCCGGTCTTGCGTTGAATGACCGGCAGCCGATTGTGTTCCAGGTCTTCGAGATGATTGGCGATGATCGTCCGCAATTGTTCGAAGAACGGCATCACGGAGGTGAGTTGCAAGAGCAGGCACTCCCGGAGATCGCGCGCGCCGACGCCCGGCGGGTCCAGCTTCTGCACGACCTCGAGCGCTTTGCGAGCCAGGACCAATCCATTCGGGCCGGCTTCCGCGTCGACCAGGTCTTCCAAGCGGCCTTGCAAGTAGCCGTTCGAGTCGAGGCTGTAAATGACCTTGTCGACCATCGGCCGGAGCGCCGCGTCCAGTCCGAACCAAGAGAGTTGATCGCGCAAATAATCGTGCAGCGATTGCGGGCGATCGACCATGTTCGCCATGGCGTCGTGCTTGCGGTCCCCTTCTTCCTCGATCCGGGCGCTCGATACCCGGGGGCGTTCGTCGTATTCGGACGACCACTCTTCGCCGAGGTTGAGCAGCCGCTCGAAATCGTCGGCGTTGTCCTTGGTCTCGTCGACGACCAGCTCGCGCTCTTCGGAAGTCGGCGCGTCCGGGTTCTCGACTTCCGCTTGCTCTTCGGGGAGGTCCGGGTCCTCCTCCTGCATGGTGAGCAGCGGGTTTTCCTCCATCTCCTGCTCAATCCGCTCCTCCAGTTCCATGATGGGGAGCTGCAGGATTTCCATCGACTGGATCATCCGCGGCGCCAG
The DNA window shown above is from Planctomycetia bacterium and carries:
- the rpoN gene encoding RNA polymerase factor sigma-54, whose amino-acid sequence is MRLSFGQELRMQQKQMLAPRMIQSMEILQLPIMELEERIEQEMEENPLLTMQEEDPDLPEEQAEVENPDAPTSEERELVVDETKDNADDFERLLNLGEEWSSEYDERPRVSSARIEEEGDRKHDAMANMVDRPQSLHDYLRDQLSWFGLDAALRPMVDKVIYSLDSNGYLQGRLEDLVDAEAGPNGLVLARKALEVVQKLDPPGVGARDLRECLLLQLTSVMPFFEQLRTIIANHLEDLEHNRLPVIQRKTGYSIELIQETREELRKLNPKPGARFNDTYVPSVTPDVFIEQATDGSYKVRLEDGRTPNLFISNYYRQMLMNGQADAKAKEYIKQKINSAQWLIDSIQQRRNTLTKVAQAIVDHQTEFLNSGPEHIEPLKMQQIADKVGVHVTTVSRAVDDKWIQTPRGIFPLKRFFGGGTTSADGEEVAWDAVRLKLQEIIDNENKHDPLSDDALVEELAKHGITVARRTVTKYRKAMNIPTSRQRRDWTVENGKAPDSK
- a CDS encoding PH domain-containing protein produces the protein MKCPKCATEVQIEAVYCPACGARLDEVADARPMSDSNAEGKQNFNQRVEVSRAKSDTAEQDLWQGGFSPRAMVGTWILYGVISIVALIASFFLMPVLTPVVWLVTIPALALLWAYQGVRFAVRRLGLHYRLTNQRFFHESGIFSRTTNRIEVIDMDDITFVQGFVDRFFGVGTIKVSSTDITHPVLMITGIDDVQKVAGLIDNARRAERLRRGLHIETV